GGTCACTCTCAACGTGTGGGAGGCGGTGTACTTTGAGCATGACTACGCCACGCTTGCGCGGCTTGCGGAAATTGCGGCCAGTATTGGCGTGGAACGTTTCGTCGTCGACGACGGATGGTTCCGTGGCCGACGCGACGATACCTCATCATTGGGTGACTGGTATGTGGATGAGGAAGTGTGGGGAGACCGACTCGCAGAGCTCTCTGTTCATGTGCGCCGGCTTGGCATGGAGTTTGGGCTGTGGTTCGAACCGGAGATGATAAGCCTGAACTCGGATCTGGCGCATGAACATCCCGATTGGATACTGGGCGTTCGCGGGAGAAGGCCCATCCCGGAGCGTCACCAGTATGTCCTTGACCTTTCGAACCCACGTGCATATGCGTGGCTGGTGGAGCGAATAGGCGCGGTGATTAGCTACCTGGGAGTTTCATACATCAAGTGGGATCACAACCGTGACCTTATTGATGCGGCATCGCCAGCAACAGGACAGGCCACGATACGTAATCAGACACGTGCCGTCTATCGGCTCATGGATGCAATTAAGGCAGCTCACCCGGGGCTTCTTATTGAGTCGTGTGCGTCGGGCGGCGCACGAATCGATCTCGGTATCTTGGAGCACACTGACAGAGTGTGGGCCTCGGACTGTATCGACCCACACGAGCGTGTAGAGATTCAGATGGGAACGATGCAGCTCTGCCCGCCAGAGCTCTTGGGCTCACACGTAGGCGCACCGCGTTCGCATACCACAGGCAGGACTCATGACCTGAGCTTCAGAGCTACCGTGGCGATGTTCGCCAGCTTCGGAATTGAATGGAACCTACTCGATGTGAACAGTGTTGAGTTGGCGGATCTGGCAGCCTGGGTGGATCGTTACAAGGAGTACCGCGGATTCATAGCACGCGCGCGGATCCATCGTGCTGTTCATGCTGGTTGCCTCGCGGTGATCGGCGCTGTCGCTCCAGACAAGAGCCAAGCACTCTACGGGTTGTTCCAGATGGAGCGGCCAGCAACGTGGCCGCTGGGTGCAATGCGGCTCCCAGGACTCGATACCACAGCGCGCTACAAGGTGGAGTTGATAGATCCTATCGTCAGCGCGCGCGGGCGTGACGTGTTATCCCCATGGATGAGCGAGCCAATAGAACTTCCAGGCGCTCTGCTTGTGAATGCAGGTATTCGAGTTCCGTTAGGTGAAGTGGATCAATCAGCTATCCTCAGGGCAACACGCATGTCATGAGGCAGGGTGGCACAGGTGCGGTATTGTGTGGCCGCATCCGAAATCGAGAACTGTGTGAGTAACTAAAGGTGTAGGTGACAGCTTGTTGCTGAGCGCAACGGATTGTTGCGAACGCGACGGCAGGAAGTATCCTGCGTGCTAATTGGTGCGGTGACTCTGAGCTGCCTTCCAAGCGCTAGCAATCATGTCATCAATTGAGTGCGTATTGGCCCACCCCAAGTCACGTGTGGCAGCTTCGCCACTCGCTACGATCCGCGCTGGATCTCCGGGCCTACGTGGGGCGATGGTGGGAGTGAAGCCCGCGCCCGTGACGCGTGCTGCAGCGTCCATGATCTGGCGTACGGAAACACCGGTGCCACTTCCTAGGTTGTATGCAGTTGCAATAGTCTGGCCCTCGAGCAGTTTCTGGGCGGCTGCCACATGGGTAGCGGCAAGATCTGATACGTGGATGTAGTCGCGTACGTTGGTGCCATCGGGGGTGGGGTAATCATCGCCGTTTATGTGGGGAATCTTGCCCTGCTCGATGGCGGCAAAAATCAGAGGGAAAAGATTGTGGGGGCTCGAATCGTAGAGTTCTGGCGTGCCAGAGCCGACCACGTTGAAGTAGCGGAGCGCGGTGTACTTGAGGCCGTGGGCACGCGCGCCGTCGGCTAACAACCATTCTCCGATAAGCTTCGTTTCCCCATATGGGGAGGTGGGCGCCTTTGGCGTATCCTCTGTGACAAGGCCATCAGTCACGTTTCCATAGACGGACGCTGATGATGAGAACACCATCTTGTCAACGCCATGTTCCCGAGCGGCTTCGAGTAGGTTCACCATACCTGTGATGTTCTGGGTGTACGTGTGGTAAGGCCGCTCAACAGATACTCCAGCATACTTGTAGCCTGCCACGTGTATTACGCCTTCGATGGCGGTTGCACCGAAGGCCGCATCCAATGCTGTTCTGTCAAGTAGCGAACCTTCAATGAACGGGACACCGGTTGGCACGAACTCGCGGTGCCCAGTGGATAGGTCATCAATTACTGCCGCCTCCATACCGGCGGTGCGCAAGGCCCTGACCACATGCGATCCGATGTACCCTGCTCCTCCTGTGACGAGCCAAGCCATGGTTTTCCTTTCGCTCGTGGTACTTCTATGCGACGACGACGTCGAGCCCTGCGGACTTGAGTGCGTCCAGACGATCGGAGTCCACATCACCTGCTGTGATGAGAGTGGAGACCTCATCCACCCGAGCAATCCTACCCTTGTCCACGCGCCCAATTTTGGTCGAGTCAGCAACCACCACTACGGAAGTGGCAGCGCGGACCATCGCGCGTTTGAGTTCGGATTCAGGGAGATTGATGTTTGTGATTCCAGCCGTAGCTTCCACTCCTGTGGCGCCGATGATGGCGATGTTGGCCGCAATGCTAGAGAAAATGTGTGAGGCAAACGGTTCTACCAAGGAATGTTGTAAGGGCCGGAGTGTTCCCCCGGTGAGTATCACAGTGAAGCGCGGGATCAGAGGCTCCAACGTCTGAGCGTTGGAGAGGCTGTTGGTTATCACGGTAACGTCCGTGAGATCCTGACGGTTCGCCAATGCAGCTGCCACTGCCGCTGTTGTGGAACCGACGTCCAGAATCACTGTATCTCCACTGTTTACGCGGGCAGCGGCCGCCACCGCAATGCGCCGCTTCTGCTCACTATGTGCAGCGACTGCATCTTCGTATCGCGGCTCTTTCCCATCTATGGGTGCGAACATAGCGCCGCCGTGGATGCGTACGACCCCAGGTTCCTGTGCGGCCCATGCGAGATCGGCTCTAATCGTCACTTCGGATACGTGGTACTGGCGCGTAAGGTCCGATACTCGAACGAACTCACGCTGTTTGAGGGTTTCGAGAATTGCGGACCTGCGAACCTCAATTGGAAGGTTCAATGAGCTGGTGTTGTCTGACACATTCCCAAGTCTGGCCGCATTACGACGATTTGTCAAACATTTCGAATAGTTTCGTTTGAGGCTGAGATTCCGTTCCTTGACTTTCGATTACGAAAGTTGCTTAATGTGAGTGTGGATATTGATATTGAGCAGGCTCAAGGCCCCCACGCCGTCCAGGTAGTAACCACAATTGGTGCCGGTGTGACCAAGCGCGCCACGCGAATGGCCGATGGTCGCGAACTCATTTACTACGACGATCCCGATACTCGGCTTCCCGCAGAGCGGGCCGCGGACACTCGTGAGATGCCGCCCCGCCCTCTTGTTGCCCAGATGCGGCAGGATCCCTTGACAGGGGAGTGGATCTCCATCGCAGCAGCTCGTCAGGTCCGCGTGTTCCTCCCTCCGGCAGAGCTTGATCCACTCGCCCCGTCAAGCCCAACGAATCCAAGTGAGATCCCAAGCAACTACGACGTCGTCGTCTTTGAAAACAAGTCCCCTTCGTTCGGACCGGATACGGCACCGAAGGATTCTGACCCTGTTGCGGCACTTGCCGATCTGACCACCGTTGGCCAGGGAAAGGTACTACCTTCGGTCGGGCGTTGTGAAGTTGTGTGCTTCGCTCCCCAGACACAGGGATCATTTGCGTCGCAATCATTGAATCGGGCGCGCACAATTGTTGAAGTGTGGGCAGATCGCGTGGCGGAGCTCTCCGCAGTGCCGGGAGTCCAGCAGGTTTTCCCTTTTGAGAACCGCGGAGAAGCGATTGGCGTAACGTTGCATCACCCGCATGGGCAGATCTACTCATATCCGTTTATCACGCCCAAGACCAGCGCGTTGCTCAACTCTATTGAGAAGTATCCGGGTGACCTCTTCGCGGATATTCTGAAGCGCGAGCAGGCCTCTGAGCGCGTGGTGCTTGCGGGTGAGCACTTCACTGCATTCGTGCCGTTTGCTGCGCGTTGGCCGATTGAGATCCACATGTTGCCTCATCGTCACGTTCCGGATATGGCCGGTCTCACTGGTGAGGAAAAGGACGAGCTTGCGTTCCTTTACCGTAAGTTGTTGCGTGGTGTGGACGCATTGTATGAAGATCCCACCCCGTACATATCGGCTTGGCATCAAGCACCGGTGCACGTTGCCCGGGATAAGGTGCGCCTCATGCTCCAGATAACTTCGCCGCGGCGGGGTAAGGATCGGCTCAAATACTTGGCCGGTTCGGAGTCAGCGATGGGAGCATTTATCGGTGATGTTCCTCCGGAGACTCAAGCTGAGAACCTCCGGAAGGCGCTCGCAAGCGTCAACGATGGGTAGATCGACCACTACCGCAGTCCGAACCCACTTGGGCAAGATCTATGCCCCACCACGAAAGAATATAGATGGCTCATTTGCTTGACTCCGCCAAAGCTGGATTCCTGACGACCTATGGTGAACCGGCAGAAGGAGTGTGGTCTGCTCCAGGGCGCGCCAACCTTATCGGTGAGCATACAGATTACAACGGAGGTTTTGCGCTGCCGTTGGCTATCGATAGGCGAACATGGGTTGCCGTGCGCTGCAATGGTACGGACAGGTTCCGGGTAGCAAGTGCGATGTATACCGGAGTTGTGGAGGCGCTGCTCTCAGAAGTGGGCGGTGATCAGATTCCTAAGTGGGCTACCTATGTACTGGGGATGGCCGCGGTACTGGACGCTGGGTACCCGAGTTCTGAGCCGCGTGGCGTTGATATCTTCGTGGTCTCGGATGTGCCGTTGGGTGCGGGACTTTCCTCTTCTGCCGCGCTGGAGTGTTCAGTGGGAGTGGCGTTGAATGATCTGTGGAATCTGGGTCTTTCCCGTACTGACCTCGCATTGGCTGGGCAGCGAGCGGAGAACACGGTTGTTGGTGCTCCGACTGGTGTCATGGATCAATCGGCCTCTCTGAAAGGGAAAGCAGATAGCGCGATTCTGCTGGATTGCCGCTCGAACGAGACGGAGGTTGTGCCGCTCGGATTGCGGGCTGATCATCTGGTATTGCTCATAGTTGATACACGCGAAGAACACTCACATGCGGATAACGAGTATGCCGAGCGCAGGGCGTCCTGTGAGAAGGCAGCGGCGTTGTTGGGAGTTGCGCAGCTTCGTGATGTTGATGAGGAACTGCTTAAGGCCGGGCGTCATCTGCTTGATGATGAGACTTACCGTCGTGTACGGCACGTAGTGAGTGAAGATGCTCGCGTGTTGGAGACTGTGCGAGTGCTACGCGATTCCGGGCCATTGAATATCGGCAGTCTTTTGACGCAATCTCATATCTCGTTACGTGACGATTTCGAAGTGACAACACAACGGCTGAATCTTGTGGTGGATGTAGCTCTGGCACATGGCGCGATCGGTGCCCGAATGACTGGTGGTGGGTTTGGAGGATCTGCCATTGCGTTGGTGCCAGAGAACTGCGTGGATGAAGTGATTAATGCTATTGGGTTGGCTTTCGTCGCAGCAGGCTATGGTGAGCCGGGGTTCTTCCGGGCGGTGGCCAGTGATGGTGCACGCAAGGAGTCTGACTGAAGCGGCACCAGATCGGGATTAACTACCTGTCCCATGGCCGAGTGGAGGAGATGCTTGAGAGTCTTGTCTGATCATCGGACTCGCCCCACGCATCACTCAATCCTCAAATACTCCTTGGCATATCCCACCGGAAGGTGCTGGTTCCCGTCACCGAGCAGACCTGGCATGCTAGTCCGTTTGAGTTTTCTCAACGCTCCACTCCCACAACCAGAATTGGGATGTAAGTGCCTAACGCTGTTTGTCCAATGTCAACTGTCCGAGATCGAGCGTCATGTCGGCCCGCGAAGTTATGTCCGTGAGGATCCTGCCTTTTGTATGATCGCGTCCGTTCCCTTTCAAGATCTAGGATTGCCCGCACAGTTCTCAGGGACCTGGTGTTTCTTTGGCTCTGATTTCGAACGTGGTGAGGAACCTACCATGTGTGTACTTCTGTGTGTACCTGCTCACTGGTGGGCGCGGCGCGAGGCTCGTTTGTAGGCCGTCTGGTGAGGCGCATACTTGGCGGAATATAAACGAAAACTCCGTGCCGGGAATCATGTCGACCAGCACGGAGCCTCAGCGCGCTCGAAGGGACTCGAACCCCCAACCTTCTGATCCGTAGTCAGATGCTCTATCCATTGAGCTACGAGCGCATGTCCCGTTTCCGGAACGTCCTTTAGCTTACTTCGCTATGTCGCTTGGTGCAAAACAGGGGCGCATGGTCCCAGTCACAGTGCTCGATGAGTCGGGGATTAGCCATTAATCAGTGGTTAGCTGAATGAACATGTGCAGATGTCCCGTGTAGGTAAGGAGGGTTCTGAGTAACTGTTCTGGCTTGCGGGGCGAATCAACACAGAAGTGTGACTTAATCCATGGAGCCACGTGAACTGATGCCGATCCGGTTGGTAATTGGTACCTTGGTCACCCATCCCCAGAGATTGGCAAAGAATCCTCCCAGACAGAGTGTCGAGATATGGCATTTTCTTTAACAAGTCTGTAATAAACCCTAGACTGTGTGCATGACTGAACTACTGAATGCCGAAGCGGATTGGCGCACATGGCGTGCAGATCGCAACAGCGACTTGGCTAAGGATCACGGATGGTTGAGCCTCATCTCCTTCACTTGGCTGGATGAGGAAAGGTCCCGGCTAGGGCATTTTCCAGGGCACTGGTATGCCAATGGTTCGGAAGCCGCAGCTTCGTTCCAAAAGGGAACATCGGCAACCGGTTCGTCTGCAGACGTGTATCGCAATGGAGAGCCTTTTTCTGGCGAAGCGGTATTCGCCTTGGAGAATGGTGATTCGGATATGTCACTCTCGGCCGGCACGCGCGTCGCCGAGGTCGCCGTACGGGGTGGTAGGTATTGCGTTCGAGTTCGTGATTCGGCAGCGCCTACTCGCGTCTCTTTCACGGGCGTTCCGGTGTACGATTTCGATCCCGACGCCGTCGTCGCCGCCCGGTTCGACTCCTTTGGCGAGCCTCTTGACGTACTGAGTGACACTGCGCGCAAAGGCGTGAGCACAAGCTACAAGCTTGTTGGCGATGTCGTCTTTACATACAAGGGCGTGGAGTGCCGTCTAGCAGTCTCTGGCGATCCAGCCGGCGATCTCCAGGCGGTTTTCTATGACGAAACCAACGGGACTGAGACCGCCGATTGGCGTCAGGTCACAATTCCGGGACCGCAGTCCGAACGTGGATCGGCCAGCTTTGTAGTGGACCTCAACAGGTCGGCGAACTTCCCGGCGGCATTCACGCCATTCGGCACATGCCCGAAGCCGATCGACAGCAACGTGCTTGCTGTGCCGGTGCGGGCCGGAGAAAAGCGCCCTGAGCCGTGGATTGATCCAGATGCGGCCAGGGAATGATGAGGGGTTGGGATGAATAGAAGGGGCGAGAGACTCAAGCAGTCTCTCGCCCCTTCTTCGTTAAGCCATCGGCTCTAAAGGCCGCACACCATCGATCCGACCCACAACTACCAACCCAAAAAGCCCACACCCACCCACCAAACCGGAACGATGACGTGAGACACCAGCGGAACGATGACCCGAGACATCCCCACACAAACCGGAACGATGACCCGAGACACCCCCGCGCCAAAAACACAAAAAAGTCTCGCGACACCGAGGAACGATGTCGCGAGACTTCACAATGGCGGAGACGGGGGTGTGTGGTTTCACGACATCGTTCCGGTATGTCTCACGTCATCGTTCCGTTTTCTGTCTCACGACATCGTTCCCTGGGTGTGTCACGACATCGTTCCGGCTGTGTCTCGCGTCATCGTTCCGGTATGAATACCTCGAACAGGAACCGTGTCATCGTCCTCGCCATCACTGAATGCGGATAAACCCAGACCGAAGCCGCTACCAGATTCAACGTGTCCACCCGATGGATCCGCATCCTCCTAGCCCGCTACACAACGGGCGGACTATTAGCCGTTGACCCACGCTCACGCCGCCCACACACCAACCCCGCCACCACCGATCCGGACATGATCACCGCCATCCTCACCCTACGAGACGACCTCATCGAACAAGGACTCGACCCAGGAGCTCAATCCATCTGGGACCGCCTACCACCACAATCACGACCCTCACCAGCAACGATATGGCGCATACTATCGCGCCATAACAAGATCACTGCCCAACCCCAGAAAAGACCCCGCACCTCCTGGCACCGTTTCCAAGCCGAAGCACCCAACCAGATGTGGCAATCAGACTTCACCCACTGGCCACTCAGCGATGGCACCGACACTGAAATCATTTCCTGGCTCGATGACCACTCCCGCTTCCTCCTACACACCTCCGCCCACCCACGCATCACCGGCCCGATCGTGATCGACACCTTCACCACCACCATGGACACCTACGGTCCACCAGCCTCCACCCTGACCGACAACACCATGGTCTACACCACCCGCCTAGCCCGCGGAAACACTGGACAACGCAACCAACCCAACGGCTTCGAACAACTCCTAGCCGACCTGTCCATCACCCAAAAGAACGGGAAACCCGCACACCCCACCACCCAAGGCAAGATCGAACGCTTCCACCAAACCCTCAAACAATGGCTGACAGCAGCAGGCCCATCAACCACCCTCGACGAACTCAACACACAACTCAACCAGTTCACCCACATCTACAACCATGAGCGGCCCCACCGAGCCCTCAACCGCACAACACCAGCAGTGGCCTACACGGCCCTACCCAAAGCAGAACCCACCATGGAAGCCTTCAACCAGATCTGGAGAGTACGCCACGACAAAGTCGACCCCGACGGCCACGCCACCCTGCGCTACGCAGGCAAACTCCTCCACCTAGGCATCGGCCGAGCACACACAGGCGCGACCATCATCATCCTCATCCACGCCAACAACACCATCGTCATCAACAAAACAACCGGTGAAATCATCGCCGAACACACCATCGACCCGACCCACAACTACCAACCCAAAAAGCCCACACCCACCCACCAAACCGGAACGATGACGTGAGACACCAGCGGAACGATGACCCGAGACATCCCCACACAAACCGGAACGATGACCCGAGACACCCCCGCGCCAAAAACACAAAAAAGTCTCGCGACACCGAGGAACGATGTCGCGAGACTTCACAATGGCGGAGACGGGGGTGTGTGGTTTCACGACATCGTTCCGGTATGTCTCACGTCATCGTTCCGTTTTCTGTCTCACGACATCGTTCCCTGGGTGTGTCACGACATCGTTCCGGCTGTGTCTCGCGTCATCGTTCCGGTATGAATACCTCGAACAGGAACCGTGTCATCGTCCTCGCCATCACTGAATGCGGATAAACCCAGACCGAAGCCGCTACCAGATTCAACGTGTCCACCCGATGGATCCGCATCCTGCTAGCCCGCTACACAACGGGCGGACTATTGGCCGTTGACCCACGCTCACGCCGCCCACACACCAACCCCGCCACCACCGATCCGGACATGATCACCGCCATCCTCACCCTACGAGACGACCTCATCGAACAAGGACTCGACCCAGGAGCTCAATCCATCTGGGACCGCCTACCACCACAATCACGACCCTCACCAGCAACGATATGGCGCATACTATCGCGCTAACAAGATCTGCCCAACCCCAGAAAAGACCCGCACCTCCTGGCACCGTTTCCAAGCCGAAGCACCCAACCAGATGTGGCAATCAGACTTCACCCACTGGCCACTCAGCGATGGCACCGACACTGAAATCATTTCCTGGCTCGATGACCACTCCCGCTTCCTCCTACACACCTCCGCCCACCCACGCATCACCGGCCCGATCGTGATCGACACCTTCACCACCACCATGGACACCTACGGTCCACCAGCCTCCACCCTGACCGACAACACCATGGTCTACACCACCCGCTTAGC
The DNA window shown above is from Changpingibacter yushuensis and carries:
- a CDS encoding DeoR/GlpR family DNA-binding transcription regulator, coding for MSDNTSSLNLPIEVRRSAILETLKQREFVRVSDLTRQYHVSEVTIRADLAWAAQEPGVVRIHGGAMFAPIDGKEPRYEDAVAAHSEQKRRIAVAAAARVNSGDTVILDVGSTTAAVAAALANRQDLTDVTVITNSLSNAQTLEPLIPRFTVILTGGTLRPLQHSLVEPFASHIFSSIAANIAIIGATGVEATAGITNINLPESELKRAMVRAATSVVVVADSTKIGRVDKGRIARVDEVSTLITAGDVDSDRLDALKSAGLDVVVA
- the galE gene encoding UDP-glucose 4-epimerase GalE, whose amino-acid sequence is MAWLVTGGAGYIGSHVVRALRTAGMEAAVIDDLSTGHREFVPTGVPFIEGSLLDRTALDAAFGATAIEGVIHVAGYKYAGVSVERPYHTYTQNITGMVNLLEAAREHGVDKMVFSSSASVYGNVTDGLVTEDTPKAPTSPYGETKLIGEWLLADGARAHGLKYTALRYFNVVGSGTPELYDSSPHNLFPLIFAAIEQGKIPHINGDDYPTPDGTNVRDYIHVSDLAATHVAAAQKLLEGQTIATAYNLGSGTGVSVRQIMDAAARVTGAGFTPTIAPRRPGDPARIVASGEAATRDLGWANTHSIDDMIASAWKAAQSHRTN
- the galT gene encoding galactose-1-phosphate uridylyltransferase gives rise to the protein MDIDIEQAQGPHAVQVVTTIGAGVTKRATRMADGRELIYYDDPDTRLPAERAADTREMPPRPLVAQMRQDPLTGEWISIAAARQVRVFLPPAELDPLAPSSPTNPSEIPSNYDVVVFENKSPSFGPDTAPKDSDPVAALADLTTVGQGKVLPSVGRCEVVCFAPQTQGSFASQSLNRARTIVEVWADRVAELSAVPGVQQVFPFENRGEAIGVTLHHPHGQIYSYPFITPKTSALLNSIEKYPGDLFADILKREQASERVVLAGEHFTAFVPFAARWPIEIHMLPHRHVPDMAGLTGEEKDELAFLYRKLLRGVDALYEDPTPYISAWHQAPVHVARDKVRLMLQITSPRRGKDRLKYLAGSESAMGAFIGDVPPETQAENLRKALASVNDG
- a CDS encoding alpha-galactosidase, with translation MSSGPLHLHNGGTSVILDFVGSSPRVEYWGTYAGELSAGDLASFVDSQVPAVPGGGIDEPLVVGIHPAHAAGWFGRPGVEGHRAGGNSWSPSFTHVSIKVDGPDGRHAKQGFVAEAATITSADRSAGLTLVDCIEVTDEGLVRVQSSITNTGPDPFELAGIVTAFPVPEGATQIIDFAGRWTKERTEQRTAFSVGMHLREGRRGRTGHDSAFVLCVGEEACGYSEGEVWGLHVAHSGNNVAYAERVATGQKVVGAGELLQSGEVTLETGATYTSPWVYFAHAQGLDALAAQFHRYLRSHEHAALTEGQLVTLNVWEAVYFEHDYATLARLAEIAASIGVERFVVDDGWFRGRRDDTSSLGDWYVDEEVWGDRLAELSVHVRRLGMEFGLWFEPEMISLNSDLAHEHPDWILGVRGRRPIPERHQYVLDLSNPRAYAWLVERIGAVISYLGVSYIKWDHNRDLIDAASPATGQATIRNQTRAVYRLMDAIKAAHPGLLIESCASGGARIDLGILEHTDRVWASDCIDPHERVEIQMGTMQLCPPELLGSHVGAPRSHTTGRTHDLSFRATVAMFASFGIEWNLLDVNSVELADLAAWVDRYKEYRGFIARARIHRAVHAGCLAVIGAVAPDKSQALYGLFQMERPATWPLGAMRLPGLDTTARYKVELIDPIVSARGRDVLSPWMSEPIELPGALLVNAGIRVPLGEVDQSAILRATRMS
- a CDS encoding integrase core domain-containing protein, translating into MSTRWIRILLARYTTGGLLAVDPRSRRPHTNPATTDPDMITAILTLRDDLIEQGLDPGAQSIWDRLPPQSRPSPATIWRILSRHNKITAQPQKRPRTSWHRFQAEAPNQMWQSDFTHWPLSDGTDTEIISWLDDHSRFLLHTSAHPRITGPIVIDTFTTTMDTYGPPASTLTDNTMVYTTRLARGNTGQRNQPNGFEQLLADLSITQKNGKPAHPTTQGKIERFHQTLKQWLTAAGPSTTLDELNTQLNQFTHIYNHERPHRALNRTTPAVAYTALPKAEPTMEAFNQIWRVRHDKVDPDGHATLRYAGKLLHLGIGRAHTGATIIILIHANNTIVINKTTGEIIAEHTIDPTHNYQPKKPTPTHQTGTMT
- the galK gene encoding galactokinase — translated: MAHLLDSAKAGFLTTYGEPAEGVWSAPGRANLIGEHTDYNGGFALPLAIDRRTWVAVRCNGTDRFRVASAMYTGVVEALLSEVGGDQIPKWATYVLGMAAVLDAGYPSSEPRGVDIFVVSDVPLGAGLSSSAALECSVGVALNDLWNLGLSRTDLALAGQRAENTVVGAPTGVMDQSASLKGKADSAILLDCRSNETEVVPLGLRADHLVLLIVDTREEHSHADNEYAERRASCEKAAALLGVAQLRDVDEELLKAGRHLLDDETYRRVRHVVSEDARVLETVRVLRDSGPLNIGSLLTQSHISLRDDFEVTTQRLNLVVDVALAHGAIGARMTGGGFGGSAIALVPENCVDEVINAIGLAFVAAGYGEPGFFRAVASDGARKESD
- a CDS encoding DUF1684 domain-containing protein, whose translation is MTELLNAEADWRTWRADRNSDLAKDHGWLSLISFTWLDEERSRLGHFPGHWYANGSEAAASFQKGTSATGSSADVYRNGEPFSGEAVFALENGDSDMSLSAGTRVAEVAVRGGRYCVRVRDSAAPTRVSFTGVPVYDFDPDAVVAARFDSFGEPLDVLSDTARKGVSTSYKLVGDVVFTYKGVECRLAVSGDPAGDLQAVFYDETNGTETADWRQVTIPGPQSERGSASFVVDLNRSANFPAAFTPFGTCPKPIDSNVLAVPVRAGEKRPEPWIDPDAARE